Proteins encoded within one genomic window of Halobacteroides halobius DSM 5150:
- the nikR gene encoding nickel-responsive transcriptional regulator NikR yields MSGLKRFGVSVNHDLLEKFDHLIAGRYDNRSEAIRDLIRDKIIKEEAQKRGQEIIGSLTLVYNHQQRQLPEKLVKIEDNYNCLFKSNLHLYLDCKHCLEVIVMQGPTDKIQKVAQKLGGLRGVKHHKLTITTVSEEL; encoded by the coding sequence ATGTCAGGTTTAAAACGATTTGGGGTATCAGTTAATCATGATTTATTAGAAAAGTTTGACCATTTAATTGCCGGCAGATATGACAATCGATCTGAAGCAATTAGGGATCTGATTCGTGATAAAATTATTAAGGAAGAAGCTCAAAAGAGAGGCCAGGAAATTATTGGGTCATTAACGTTAGTTTATAACCATCAACAGCGTCAATTACCAGAAAAATTAGTAAAGATTGAAGATAATTATAATTGTCTTTTTAAATCTAATCTTCATTTATACTTAGATTGTAAACATTGTTTAGAAGTCATAGTTATGCAAGGGCCAACTGATAAAATTCAGAAGGTAGCTCAGAAATTAGGTGGATTAAGGGGCGTTAAGCATCATAAATTAACTATTACTACTGTTAGTGAAGAATTATAG
- the groES gene encoding co-chaperone GroES, whose product MNIKPLGNRVVIKDVEQEEQTTNSGIVIPDSAKEEPQKGEVVAVGEGKRLDNGDLVEPAVNTGDVVIYAKYAGNEIEHAGEEYLVVSEKDILAIIE is encoded by the coding sequence ATGAACATTAAGCCATTAGGTAACAGAGTAGTAATTAAAGATGTAGAGCAAGAAGAACAAACTACTAATTCAGGGATTGTTATTCCTGATAGTGCCAAAGAGGAGCCACAAAAAGGTGAAGTTGTGGCAGTTGGAGAAGGTAAGAGGTTAGATAATGGAGATTTAGTTGAACCAGCAGTAAATACTGGAGATGTTGTAATTTATGCTAAGTATGCTGGTAATGAAATTGAACATGCAGGTGAAGAATATTTAGTTGTTAGTGAAAAGGATATTTTAGCTATTATAGAGTAA
- a CDS encoding ACT domain-containing protein: MQQDTEKNKERAVVTVLGSDKVGIVAEITEILAEHNANIIDISQTLLEDLFAMIMLVELDDLDTDFETLGQQLEEEGERLGVKIMLQHEKVFRYMHRI, encoded by the coding sequence TTGCAACAAGATACGGAAAAAAATAAAGAACGAGCAGTAGTTACAGTTTTAGGTAGTGATAAAGTCGGAATTGTAGCTGAAATTACAGAAATTTTAGCTGAGCATAATGCTAACATTATTGATATTAGCCAAACTTTATTAGAGGATTTATTTGCTATGATTATGCTGGTTGAACTAGATGATTTAGACACTGATTTTGAAACTCTAGGTCAGCAATTAGAAGAAGAAGGAGAAAGACTAGGAGTTAAAATAATGCTTCAACATGAAAAAGTATTTAGATATATGCATCGGATCTAA
- the larE gene encoding ATP-dependent sacrificial sulfur transferase LarE: protein MNLEEKYEELQRIIKELGSTAIAFSGGVDSTFLTKVCHDVLEDKAIAVTAKSSTYPTREFKEAQELAEQIGIKQVVIVSEETDIDEFTDNPPNRCYFCKHELFSRVAEIAKEHEVEYVLDGSTYDDVSDFRPGLKAADELGVASPLKEAKLTKDEIRQLSKRLKLPTWNKPDMACLSSRFPYGEEITKEKLAMVEKAENYLWDLGFRQLRVRHHGDIARIEVAPEERERFFELKRIDAIDEKLKEFGFDYVTMDLAGYRTGSMNEVLDKEDTDLDI, encoded by the coding sequence ATGAATTTAGAAGAAAAATATGAAGAGTTACAGAGGATTATCAAGGAATTAGGTAGTACAGCAATAGCTTTTTCAGGAGGAGTAGATAGCACTTTTTTAACTAAAGTATGTCATGATGTTTTGGAGGATAAGGCAATAGCTGTTACAGCTAAATCATCTACTTATCCTACCAGAGAATTTAAAGAAGCTCAAGAATTAGCAGAGCAGATAGGTATTAAACAAGTAGTTATTGTATCAGAAGAGACAGATATAGATGAATTTACTGATAATCCTCCTAATAGGTGTTATTTTTGTAAGCATGAATTATTTTCACGAGTAGCAGAAATAGCTAAAGAACATGAAGTTGAATATGTTCTGGATGGTTCAACATATGATGATGTGAGTGATTTTAGACCAGGACTAAAAGCAGCTGATGAATTAGGAGTAGCTAGTCCACTTAAAGAAGCTAAGTTAACTAAAGATGAAATACGACAATTATCTAAGAGATTAAAACTTCCTACTTGGAATAAACCAGATATGGCTTGTTTGTCCTCTAGATTTCCCTATGGTGAAGAAATAACTAAAGAGAAATTAGCAATGGTTGAAAAAGCAGAAAACTACTTATGGGATCTAGGTTTTAGACAATTGCGGGTTAGACACCATGGAGATATTGCTAGAATTGAGGTAGCACCTGAGGAAAGAGAAAGATTCTTTGAATTGAAAAGAATTGATGCCATTGATGAAAAGTTAAAAGAGTTTGGATTTGATTATGTAACAATGGATTTAGCTGGTTATCGAACTGGGAGTATGAATGAAGTATTAGATAAAGAAGATACAGATTTAGATATTTAG
- the groL gene encoding chaperonin GroEL (60 kDa chaperone family; promotes refolding of misfolded polypeptides especially under stressful conditions; forms two stacked rings of heptamers to form a barrel-shaped 14mer; ends can be capped by GroES; misfolded proteins enter the barrel where they are refolded when GroES binds) gives MVKELKFGEEARRKLEDGVNALAEAVKVTLGPKGRNVVLEQGFGAPLITNDGVTIAKEIELKDAYEDMGAQTVKEVATNTNEIAGDGTTTATVLAQAIVNEGMKNVAAGANPMELRRGIHKAANAAVEEIRNKSQIIENKEDIAHVASISAGNDDQVGALIADAMDEVGQDGVISVEESKSMGTDLEVVEGMQFDKGYLSPYMVTDDEQMVANLEDPYILLTDEEISSIQSILPLLEQVAQENKPLLIVADGVEGEALATLVVNKMRGTFDCVAVKAPGFGDRRQQMLEDLAVLTGGTVITEDKGLSLENADKSMLGSARSVTVTQDETTFVDGAGEQKNIEQRVTKLRRQIENATSDFDREKLEERLAKLAGGVAVIKVGAATETELKEKKLRMEDALNATRAAVEEGIVAGGGTILADVVDSLDDLGATEDEVTGAEIVKKALEAPVRLIADNAGFEGAVIVEKVKEKEVGVGFDAYAGEFVNMIDNGIVDPVKVTRTALQNAASAAATLLTTETAIADNSDDDNDGGGAPAGGGMPAGMGGMGGMPGMM, from the coding sequence ATGGTAAAGGAACTTAAATTTGGTGAAGAAGCACGTCGTAAATTAGAGGATGGAGTAAATGCTTTAGCTGAAGCAGTTAAAGTAACATTAGGGCCAAAGGGTCGAAATGTTGTACTAGAACAAGGATTTGGTGCACCTTTAATTACTAATGATGGTGTAACAATTGCTAAAGAGATTGAATTAAAAGATGCATATGAGGATATGGGAGCTCAAACTGTTAAAGAGGTTGCTACTAACACTAACGAAATTGCTGGTGATGGTACAACTACTGCTACAGTCTTGGCCCAAGCAATTGTTAATGAAGGTATGAAGAATGTAGCAGCTGGTGCTAACCCAATGGAATTACGTCGTGGTATCCATAAAGCTGCTAATGCTGCAGTTGAAGAAATTAGAAATAAAAGCCAGATTATTGAGAATAAAGAAGATATTGCTCATGTAGCATCTATTTCTGCTGGTAACGATGATCAAGTTGGAGCTTTAATTGCAGATGCTATGGATGAAGTAGGTCAGGATGGAGTTATTTCAGTTGAAGAATCTAAGTCTATGGGAACTGACCTTGAAGTTGTAGAAGGTATGCAGTTTGATAAAGGATATTTATCTCCATATATGGTAACTGATGATGAGCAAATGGTTGCTAATTTAGAAGATCCGTATATATTACTAACTGATGAAGAAATCAGTTCTATTCAGAGTATTTTACCTTTATTAGAGCAGGTAGCGCAAGAGAATAAGCCATTATTAATTGTTGCAGATGGTGTAGAAGGTGAAGCATTAGCTACATTAGTAGTTAATAAGATGCGAGGTACTTTTGATTGTGTAGCTGTTAAAGCACCTGGATTTGGAGATAGAAGACAACAGATGTTAGAAGATCTTGCTGTATTAACTGGTGGTACAGTAATCACTGAAGATAAAGGGTTATCTCTAGAGAATGCTGATAAGAGCATGTTAGGTAGTGCTAGAAGTGTAACTGTTACTCAAGATGAGACTACTTTTGTTGATGGTGCTGGAGAGCAAAAGAATATTGAACAGCGAGTTACTAAGTTACGTCGTCAAATTGAAAATGCTACTTCTGACTTCGATCGAGAGAAGTTAGAAGAAAGATTAGCTAAATTAGCTGGTGGAGTAGCAGTAATTAAAGTTGGAGCTGCTACAGAAACAGAATTAAAAGAGAAAAAGTTAAGAATGGAAGATGCTTTAAATGCTACTCGTGCTGCAGTTGAAGAAGGTATTGTTGCTGGTGGTGGAACTATTTTAGCTGATGTTGTAGATAGCTTAGATGATTTAGGAGCAACAGAAGATGAAGTTACTGGTGCTGAGATTGTTAAAAAAGCTTTAGAAGCTCCAGTAAGACTAATCGCTGACAATGCCGGATTTGAAGGTGCAGTAATTGTAGAAAAGGTTAAAGAAAAAGAAGTTGGGGTAGGATTTGATGCTTATGCTGGTGAATTTGTAAATATGATTGATAATGGAATTGTTGATCCAGTAAAAGTAACTCGAACTGCTTTACAAAATGCTGCTAGTGCTGCTGCTACATTATTAACAACAGAAACTGCTATAGCAGATAATTCTGATGATGATAATGATGGTGGTGGAGCACCAGCAGGTGGCGGAATGCCAGCTGGAATGGGTGGAATGGGCGGAATGCCAGGAATGATGTAA